In Pseudomonas sp. GCEP-101, one DNA window encodes the following:
- the lapG gene encoding cysteine protease LapG, with amino-acid sequence MLRRCWPGPLALVLATSLGVLAGAQQNEWDFQRISQQSTRLYGPLGEGQARIDAWQKLLAQQSAASERDQLQAVNRFFNDQLRFTDDLSLWHEVDYWATPVEALLKGAGDCEDFAIAKYISLRHLGVPAQKLRITYVKALRLNQAHMVLTYYPRPDAVPLVLDNLIGSILPASQRSDLQPVYAFNGEGLWLAGNGAGGGKQVGDSKRLSRWQDLLKKMKAEGFPLEE; translated from the coding sequence ATGCTGCGTCGTTGCTGGCCGGGGCCGTTGGCCCTGGTGCTGGCGACGTCGCTCGGTGTCCTGGCGGGCGCGCAGCAGAACGAGTGGGATTTCCAGCGGATCAGCCAGCAGTCCACCCGGCTCTACGGTCCGTTGGGCGAAGGCCAGGCACGCATCGATGCCTGGCAGAAGCTGCTGGCGCAACAATCCGCCGCCAGCGAGCGTGACCAGCTGCAGGCGGTCAATCGCTTCTTCAACGACCAGCTGCGCTTCACCGACGACCTGAGCCTCTGGCACGAAGTGGACTACTGGGCCACGCCGGTGGAGGCGTTGCTCAAGGGGGCCGGCGATTGCGAGGATTTCGCCATCGCCAAGTACATCAGCCTGCGCCACCTCGGGGTGCCGGCGCAGAAGCTGCGCATTACCTACGTCAAGGCGCTGCGCCTGAACCAGGCGCACATGGTGTTGACCTATTACCCACGGCCCGACGCCGTGCCGCTGGTGCTGGACAACCTGATCGGCAGCATCCTGCCGGCCAGCCAGCGCAGCGATCTGCAGCCGGTCTACGCCTTCAATGGCGAGGGCCTCTGGCTTGCCGGCAACGGTGCCGGCGGCGGCAAGCAGGTGGGCGACAGCAAGCGGCTCTCGCGCTGGCAGGACCTCTTGAAGAAGATGAAGGCCGAAGGCTTCCCCCTGGAGGAATAG
- a CDS encoding LysR family transcriptional regulator, with amino-acid sequence MSDLRQLRHFVALAEHGHFARAADAVNLSQPALSRSIQALEGQLSCQLVDRNPRGVTLTAHGRLVLEHARRLLAGDRALKNAVLQLADLETGELRLGAGPFPGARLMPQVLARYSSAHPKVSVLLSIENWSELHQRLLDDELELFIADYRELEGDSRLDILPLRVHRGVLFCRPGHPLIASIPSVARVLDYPLAGPRLPRDAHEGLARTLGREQPLSVQCDDVLMLKELVKGSDVLCLATWDVVAADVQAGNLAVLPWPGSSEVAGRGSAYALVRHASRSLSPAASQFVELLLEEDAAFNAAL; translated from the coding sequence ATGAGCGATCTTCGCCAGCTACGCCACTTCGTTGCCCTTGCCGAGCACGGCCACTTCGCCCGCGCCGCCGATGCGGTGAATCTCAGCCAGCCCGCCCTGTCGCGCAGCATCCAGGCGCTGGAGGGCCAGCTGAGCTGCCAGCTGGTGGACCGCAACCCGCGCGGCGTCACCCTCACCGCCCATGGCCGGCTGGTGCTGGAGCACGCGCGCCGCCTGCTGGCCGGCGACCGCGCGCTGAAGAACGCGGTGCTGCAACTGGCGGACCTGGAAACCGGTGAGCTGCGCCTGGGCGCGGGCCCCTTTCCCGGCGCGCGCCTGATGCCGCAGGTGCTGGCGCGCTACAGCAGCGCGCACCCGAAAGTCTCGGTCCTGCTCTCCATCGAGAACTGGAGCGAGCTGCATCAGCGCCTGCTGGACGACGAACTGGAACTGTTCATCGCCGACTACCGCGAACTCGAAGGCGACAGCCGCCTGGACATCCTGCCGTTGCGGGTGCACCGCGGCGTGCTGTTCTGCCGACCGGGGCATCCGCTGATCGCCAGCATTCCCTCGGTGGCGCGGGTGCTCGACTACCCCCTGGCCGGCCCGCGCCTGCCGCGCGACGCCCACGAGGGACTGGCACGCACCCTGGGCCGCGAGCAACCGCTGAGCGTGCAATGCGATGACGTGCTGATGCTCAAGGAACTGGTGAAGGGCAGCGACGTGCTCTGCCTGGCCACCTGGGACGTGGTGGCCGCCGATGTGCAGGCCGGCAACCTGGCCGTGCTGCCCTGGCCCGGCAGCAGCGAGGTCGCCGGGCGCGGCTCCGCCTATGCGCTGGTGCGCCACGCCAGCCGCAGCCTGTCGCCGGCGGCCAGCCAGTTCGTCGAGCTGTTGCTGGAGGAAGACGCGGCGTTCAACGCCGCGCTTTGA
- a CDS encoding tryptophan synthase subunit beta translates to MLYIQRNAEGKISRVEDAEFEGATGTLPADHPDIQAWAAESSLLQLKQSDLDMIRVLEDLISVLITKGVIRITDLPPAARSKLLNRTQAREALGGLTRLINDDEETGLI, encoded by the coding sequence ATGCTGTACATCCAGCGCAACGCCGAGGGGAAGATTTCCCGCGTCGAGGACGCCGAATTCGAAGGCGCCACCGGCACCCTGCCGGCGGACCATCCGGACATCCAGGCCTGGGCGGCCGAGAGCAGCCTGCTGCAGCTCAAGCAGAGCGACCTGGACATGATCCGGGTACTGGAGGACTTGATCTCGGTGCTGATCACCAAGGGCGTCATCCGCATCACCGACCTGCCGCCGGCGGCGCGCTCCAAGCTGCTCAACCGCACCCAGGCGCGCGAGGCGCTGGGTGGGCTGACCCGGCTGATCAACGACGACGAGGAAACGGGGCTGATCTGA
- a CDS encoding alkyl/aryl-sulfatase: MSRLSAAVLLASLCPGLLLAAEQPKPPSSFTQAAQEQVRQSLPFNDRADFERVEKGLIKRPDNLVIKNDDGTVAWQLGGYDFLKAAKDVASVNPSLLRQAQLNLSYGLFKVTDGIYQVRGYDLANTTFIEGKTGWIVIDTLTTPATAKAAYALVSQELGQKPIRAIIYSHAHIDHFGGAKGLVSQEQVDKGEVQIIAPKGFMEAAIKENVLAGNAMLRRATYQYGTMLPQGPQGHVDMAIGKAVAHGPMSLIAPTKTVDGSLVEMDIDGVPVTFQNTPGTESPAEMNVWLPQQKALLMAENVTATLHNLYTLRGAETRDPLGWSKYINEALHRFGDKAEVMFAVHNWPRWGHEDIVRTLEKQRDMYGYLNDQTLHLANNGVTINQIHERLKVPPELANEWFNRGYHGSVSHNVRAVVNKYLGYYDSNPATLNPLAPEESAVKYVEFMGGADHLLQMARASFDKGEYRWVVEVVNKLVFADPANQAARNLQADALEQLGYQAENAGWRNSYLMAAQELRNGVPKDLPSMKSGSPDALAAMDTGLLFDYLGVRLNAEKAEGEDFAINLVLPDKDEQYLLELKNSHLNNIKGVQSENAGQTVTIDRADLNRLMLKQVSPVRLVFEGKLKSSGNPLLLAKLFGMLEDFDFWFDIVTPPQKS; encoded by the coding sequence ATGTCCCGTCTTTCCGCCGCCGTGCTGCTCGCCAGCCTCTGCCCCGGCCTGCTGCTCGCCGCCGAACAACCCAAGCCGCCGTCGTCCTTCACCCAGGCCGCCCAGGAGCAGGTGCGCCAGTCGCTGCCCTTCAACGACCGCGCCGATTTCGAGCGGGTGGAAAAGGGCCTGATCAAGCGCCCCGACAACCTCGTCATCAAGAACGACGACGGCACGGTCGCCTGGCAACTGGGTGGCTACGATTTCCTCAAGGCCGCCAAGGACGTCGCCAGCGTCAACCCCAGCCTGCTGCGCCAGGCCCAGCTGAACCTCAGCTACGGCCTGTTCAAGGTCACCGACGGCATCTACCAGGTGCGCGGCTACGACCTGGCCAACACCACCTTCATCGAAGGCAAGACCGGCTGGATCGTCATCGACACCCTGACCACCCCGGCCACTGCCAAGGCCGCCTACGCCCTGGTGAGCCAGGAGCTGGGGCAGAAGCCGATCCGCGCGATCATCTACAGCCATGCCCACATCGACCACTTCGGTGGGGCGAAGGGCCTGGTGAGCCAGGAGCAGGTGGACAAGGGCGAGGTGCAGATCATCGCGCCCAAGGGCTTCATGGAGGCGGCGATCAAGGAAAACGTGCTCGCCGGCAACGCCATGCTGCGCCGCGCCACCTACCAGTACGGCACGATGCTGCCGCAGGGCCCGCAAGGGCATGTCGACATGGCCATCGGCAAGGCCGTCGCCCACGGCCCGATGAGCCTCATCGCACCGACCAAGACCGTCGATGGTTCGCTGGTGGAGATGGACATCGACGGCGTGCCCGTCACCTTCCAGAACACACCCGGCACCGAGTCGCCGGCGGAGATGAACGTCTGGCTGCCGCAGCAGAAGGCCCTGCTGATGGCCGAGAACGTCACCGCCACGCTGCACAACCTCTACACCCTGCGCGGCGCCGAAACCCGCGACCCGCTGGGCTGGAGCAAGTACATCAACGAGGCGCTGCACCGCTTCGGCGACAAGGCCGAGGTGATGTTCGCGGTGCACAACTGGCCGCGCTGGGGGCACGAGGACATCGTCCGCACCCTGGAGAAGCAGCGCGACATGTACGGCTACCTCAACGACCAGACCCTGCACCTGGCCAACAACGGCGTGACCATCAACCAGATCCACGAGCGCCTGAAGGTGCCGCCGGAGCTGGCCAACGAGTGGTTCAACCGCGGCTACCACGGCAGCGTCAGCCACAACGTGCGCGCGGTGGTGAACAAGTACCTGGGCTACTACGACAGCAACCCGGCGACGCTGAACCCGCTGGCGCCGGAAGAGTCGGCGGTGAAGTACGTCGAGTTCATGGGCGGCGCCGATCACCTGCTGCAGATGGCCAGGGCATCGTTCGACAAGGGCGAGTACCGCTGGGTGGTGGAGGTGGTCAACAAGCTGGTCTTCGCCGATCCGGCCAACCAGGCCGCGCGCAACCTGCAGGCGGACGCCCTGGAACAGCTCGGCTACCAGGCGGAGAACGCCGGCTGGCGCAACAGCTACCTGATGGCCGCGCAGGAACTGCGCAACGGCGTGCCCAAGGACCTGCCGTCGATGAAGTCGGGCAGCCCCGATGCCCTGGCGGCGATGGATACCGGCCTGCTGTTCGACTACCTGGGCGTGCGCCTGAACGCGGAGAAGGCCGAGGGCGAGGACTTCGCCATCAACCTGGTGCTGCCGGACAAGGACGAGCAGTACCTGCTGGAACTGAAGAATTCGCACCTGAACAACATCAAGGGCGTGCAGAGCGAGAACGCCGGGCAGACCGTGACCATCGACCGCGCCGACCTCAACCGCCTGATGCTCAAGCAGGTGTCGCCGGTACGCCTGGTGTTCGAAGGCAAGCTCAAGAGCTCGGGCAACCCGCTGCTGCTGGCCAAGCTGTTCGGCATGCTGGAGGACTTCGACTTCTGGTTCGACATCGTCACCCCGCCGCAGAAGAGCTGA
- the lapD gene encoding cyclic di-GMP receptor LapD yields MSLFKQLLIAICLFLVVAFSGSFMVGLESSREQYGNQLRSHAQDAATALGLSLTPNIDDPAMVELMVSSIFDSGYFESIRVIDLATGKVMVERTGVPDAVAAKVPQWFIALIDLHSAGGDAIVSRGWSQAARVEVLSHPMFAIARLWQSALGSLLWLVLCGIASAVLGAILLRRQLKPLDYMVAQSHAIARREFLSLPELPRTPELRRVVQAMNQMVEKLKALFQEQAQRSERLRDEAYQDSLTGLGNRRFFDMQLSNRLSAEDQVSSGVLLVLRVNDLAGLNQRLGGQRVDQLLKAVADQLRLAGQGLGAGLTLARSRGGEFVMLAPGLMPEDAPALAMRLEGMLAALVSTGASDVSPVACLGLVPFVSGESAQTLLQRADEALVQAERQHDSCWAFLQGGAKPVAEERHSWHQLLDEALVHKRFQLHFQAVVSCADPQVVLHYKVLSRLPDGQGGSLAAGRFLPWLDRFGWTARLDLLMLESVLADMARHNRPLALNLSSALLRDEWATTRVFDLLRQHPQFAGRLTLELEEDQLPAQPVLEALTRRLGELGYRLSLQHFGGRFSMIGNLARLGLAYLKVDGSHIRHIDQENDKRLFIEAMQRAAHSIDLPLIAERVETAGEFRVLKEMGIQGVQGQLFGGPAPW; encoded by the coding sequence ATGTCCCTGTTCAAACAGTTGTTGATCGCCATCTGCCTGTTCCTGGTGGTCGCCTTCAGCGGCAGCTTCATGGTCGGCCTGGAAAGCTCGCGCGAGCAGTACGGCAACCAGCTGCGCTCCCACGCCCAGGACGCGGCCACCGCGCTGGGCCTGTCGTTGACGCCGAACATCGACGACCCGGCGATGGTCGAGCTGATGGTCAGCTCGATCTTCGACAGCGGCTACTTCGAGAGCATCCGCGTGATCGACCTGGCCACCGGCAAGGTGATGGTGGAGCGCACCGGCGTGCCCGACGCGGTGGCGGCCAAGGTGCCGCAGTGGTTCATCGCGCTGATCGACCTGCATTCGGCCGGCGGCGATGCCATTGTCAGCCGCGGCTGGAGCCAGGCGGCGCGGGTCGAAGTGCTCAGCCACCCGATGTTCGCCATCGCCAGGCTCTGGCAGAGCGCCCTGGGCAGCCTGCTCTGGCTGGTGCTGTGCGGCATCGCCAGCGCCGTGCTCGGCGCCATCTTGCTGCGCCGCCAGCTGAAGCCGCTGGACTACATGGTGGCGCAGTCCCACGCCATCGCCCGGCGCGAATTCCTCAGCCTGCCGGAACTGCCGCGCACGCCCGAGCTGCGCCGCGTGGTGCAGGCGATGAACCAGATGGTGGAGAAGCTCAAGGCGCTGTTCCAGGAGCAGGCGCAGCGCAGCGAACGCCTGCGCGACGAGGCCTACCAGGACAGCCTGACCGGGCTGGGCAACCGGCGCTTCTTCGACATGCAGCTGAGCAACCGGCTGAGCGCCGAGGACCAGGTCAGCAGCGGCGTGCTGCTGGTGCTGCGGGTCAATGACCTGGCCGGGCTGAACCAGCGCCTGGGCGGGCAACGCGTCGACCAGTTGCTCAAGGCGGTGGCCGATCAGCTGCGCCTGGCCGGGCAAGGGCTGGGCGCCGGCCTGACCCTGGCGCGCAGCCGCGGTGGCGAATTCGTGATGCTGGCGCCGGGGCTGATGCCCGAGGACGCGCCGGCCCTGGCGATGCGCCTGGAGGGCATGCTCGCGGCGCTGGTGAGCACCGGTGCCAGCGATGTCAGCCCGGTGGCGTGCCTGGGGCTGGTGCCGTTCGTTTCCGGCGAGTCGGCGCAGACGCTGCTGCAGCGCGCCGACGAGGCGCTGGTGCAGGCGGAGCGGCAGCACGACAGCTGCTGGGCCTTCCTCCAGGGCGGCGCGAAGCCGGTGGCCGAGGAGCGCCACAGCTGGCACCAGCTGCTGGACGAGGCGCTGGTGCACAAGCGCTTCCAGCTGCACTTCCAGGCGGTGGTGTCCTGCGCCGACCCTCAGGTGGTGCTGCATTACAAGGTGCTCTCGCGCCTGCCGGACGGGCAGGGCGGCAGCCTCGCCGCCGGGCGCTTCCTGCCCTGGCTGGACCGCTTCGGCTGGACCGCGCGGCTGGACCTGCTGATGCTCGAAAGCGTGCTGGCCGACATGGCCCGGCACAATCGCCCGCTGGCGCTGAACCTTTCCAGCGCGCTGCTGCGCGATGAGTGGGCCACCACCCGCGTCTTCGACCTGCTGCGCCAGCACCCGCAGTTTGCCGGGCGCCTGACCCTGGAGCTGGAGGAGGACCAACTGCCGGCGCAGCCGGTGCTCGAAGCCCTGACCCGCCGCCTGGGCGAGCTGGGCTATCGCCTGAGCCTGCAGCATTTCGGCGGGCGCTTCAGCATGATCGGCAACCTGGCGCGGCTGGGGCTGGCGTACCTCAAGGTGGATGGCAGCCACATCCGTCATATCGACCAGGAGAACGACAAGCGCCTGTTCATCGAGGCCATGCAGCGCGCGGCTCACAGCATCGACCTGCCGCTGATCGCCGAGCGCGTGGAGACGGCCGGGGAGTTCCGGGTGCTGAAGGAGATGGGCATCCAGGGCGTGCAGGGGCAGCTGTTTGGTGGGCCGGCGCCGTGGTGA
- a CDS encoding DUF1145 domain-containing protein yields MSELLSFAKGALTLFWVAAVLNLIYPFGELHRPLLWLSTILLVAHVGEVLLLARRRPWLEQAQVLLFGVLHLQSRKLRRAGTVNG; encoded by the coding sequence ATGTCCGAGTTGCTGAGCTTCGCCAAGGGCGCGCTGACGCTGTTCTGGGTCGCCGCCGTGCTCAACCTGATCTACCCCTTCGGCGAGCTGCATCGCCCGCTGCTGTGGCTGTCCACGATCCTGCTGGTGGCGCATGTGGGCGAGGTGCTGTTGCTGGCGCGCCGCCGTCCCTGGCTGGAGCAGGCGCAGGTGCTGCTGTTCGGCGTGCTGCACCTGCAGAGCCGCAAGCTGCGCCGGGCGGGCACTGTAAACGGCTGA